The region GGTGTTGTTTTCGGCGCGCCAGCGGTTATAGACCGCTTCCATCTCGTCCTGCGCCTGCTGCGCGTCCAGATCGCCATAGGCCTGGTAGTTGTCGGCACGCAGATACTCAATCGATAAGCGCATCACTTCGTGCATCTGGTTCCAGGACTTCTGCATCTCGTCGGTTAATGCCGCCTCCTGGCCGTTAACCTGCGGCAGCTTCTGCCACTCTTTGTTATAGGCTTCGGCTTTTGCCAGCGAGTCGGCTGCGGTGCCAAGCAGTTTATTGATCGCTGCAAGGGAAGCCGGGTCGCGCTGGTTTTTCAGGTAGCGGATCGCCACGCGGGTGACGGTGACGCGCGTTTTCACCAGCGTGTTTACGCTGTCGCTCAGGCTCTCCTGCTGGGCATTGAGCACGCCGGAATTCTGGAAATTATGGCGATCGTTGCTGACGGCAGAGTAGAACAACCCTCCCGTGACAACTTGCAGCAGACAGAATATGGTGAGGGCAAAGATAATACCGGTAATCACGTGCAAATTTTTCAGCATAGCGGTCGTCCGTTAGAAAGGATGCAGAGGTACACCAATACTATCGTCGTATAGAATTTAAACTTTAATTTAACTCGCGCTTAACTAAGGGCTCCGGTAAGGAACCTGTTGTAAATCCGGATCATTTTTATGAGGAAGGTTAACATGAGCAGCATTGATAAAAGCGGGACGTACGCGCTCGGGACGCGGACGGTAAAACGACTGGGCTACGGTGCGATGCAGCTCGCCGGGCCGGGCGTCTTTGGCCCACCGAAGGATAAGCAGGCCGCGCTGGACGTGCTGCGCGAAGCGGTGGCGGCGGGGGTGAACCACATTGATACCAGTGATTTTTATGGTCCTCATGTCACTAACCAGCTGATCCGCGAGGCGCTTCACCCGTACCGGGACGATCTGACGCTCGTCACCAAGATTGGTGCCCGCCGCAACGACAAAGGTGCCTGGCTGCCGGCCTTTTCCGCGCAGGAACTGACGCAGGCGGTGCATGACAACCTGCGTAATCTGCAGCTGGACGTGCTGGACGTGGTGAATCTGCGGATCATGTTTAGCGCACACGGGCCGGCGGAAGGGTCGATTACGGAACCGCTCTCCACCCTGGCCGAATTACAGCAGCAGGGTCTGGTGCGTCATATTGGCCTGAGCAACGTCACGGCAACCCAGGTTGCGGAAGCCCAGAAGATGGTGCCGGTGGTGTGCGTACAGAACATGTACAACATTGTGAACCGGGGTGACGACGCGCTGGTGGATCTGCTGGCGCAGCAGGGGATCGCGTATGTGCCGTTCTTCCCGCTGGGCGGCTTTACGCCACTGCAATCTTCCGGGCTGAAGACCGTCGCGGATTCACTGGGCGCCACGCCAATGCAGGTTGCGCTGGCATGGCTGCTTCAGCGTTCCCCGAATATTCTGCTGATCCCTGGCACCTCTTCCGTAGCGCATTTACGGCAAAACCTCGCGGCGGGGGAGCTGCGGTTGCCGCCTGAAGCACTGGAAACGCTGAATTCGCTGATGGATTAAAGGTGACACGCGCAAAGCCTGAAGGATGCTTCCGGCTTTGCGCGCTTAGGCTCCTGTCTGACTTTTCTGCCTGTGCAGCGCTAATGCTTCCGCCACAATCTCCTGCTTGCTCTTACGCGTCTCAAAGGCGGTGGTTCTGATGTACTCCATCAGATCGGGATCGATGCGGGCGCTCAACATCCTGAGATCGGCCTCCTTTGCCAGACCGCGTGCAACACGCTTGTCTGGATAGTCACGGGCTGGCATTGAAAATATTCTCCAGTAAGTCTTGTTAATTCGTTCGGTAAAATATGCTTTTATCTGACTTAAAAAGTCAACATGCAGTGATTTGATAGTGATTAAATTTCCAAATAAGTCATTATGAAGTATTTGC is a window of Enterobacter cloacae complex sp. ECNIH7 DNA encoding:
- a CDS encoding aldo/keto reductase family oxidoreductase translates to MSSIDKSGTYALGTRTVKRLGYGAMQLAGPGVFGPPKDKQAALDVLREAVAAGVNHIDTSDFYGPHVTNQLIREALHPYRDDLTLVTKIGARRNDKGAWLPAFSAQELTQAVHDNLRNLQLDVLDVVNLRIMFSAHGPAEGSITEPLSTLAELQQQGLVRHIGLSNVTATQVAEAQKMVPVVCVQNMYNIVNRGDDALVDLLAQQGIAYVPFFPLGGFTPLQSSGLKTVADSLGATPMQVALAWLLQRSPNILLIPGTSSVAHLRQNLAAGELRLPPEALETLNSLMD